In Anseongella ginsenosidimutans, one genomic interval encodes:
- a CDS encoding phosphatase PAP2 family protein, with amino-acid sequence MGALLLTALSVETGAGSPGAPVSQHKPALQNRPVLQDTSGLQDRVRLPDTPGLQDTTGLQDTHGMQGPRKLQDKTDALNATSSSSPTAPSRQERPLLNDFLRFADASLYTWSGPLRWDGRDWIKLGGTIAGTTLLALADQPVRDFWHQRSGPGWEAVETAGFHYGKPYAAFALTGGFYLSGIIFKNEWARETGLILGSAFLTSAAIQTIMKTAVGRARPGTNIGNGAFKPFSDLPDYHSFPSGHMQVALATALVLGRRVEHPVLKVFFYAAAGSTFISRMHSDAHWISDLAFGGAISWFCADAVIRRMEYNKSNDPFRKKQRISWQLAPSVSGFALKGTF; translated from the coding sequence ATGGGAGCCCTTCTTCTGACAGCGCTTTCTGTGGAAACCGGAGCGGGCAGTCCGGGCGCCCCCGTATCGCAGCATAAGCCCGCATTGCAGAACCGTCCGGTGCTGCAGGATACCTCCGGACTTCAAGATAGGGTGCGGCTTCCGGACACGCCGGGACTACAAGACACAACCGGACTGCAAGACACACATGGGATGCAGGGGCCCAGGAAGCTGCAGGACAAGACGGATGCCCTTAACGCTACCAGCTCTTCCAGCCCTACCGCCCCTTCCAGGCAGGAGCGTCCGCTGCTTAATGATTTCCTGCGTTTCGCGGATGCTTCCTTATATACCTGGAGCGGGCCGCTCCGCTGGGACGGCCGTGACTGGATCAAGCTGGGCGGTACAATTGCCGGGACGACCCTGCTCGCACTGGCCGATCAGCCGGTAAGGGACTTCTGGCATCAGCGCAGCGGGCCCGGCTGGGAGGCCGTTGAAACAGCTGGTTTTCATTACGGGAAGCCATACGCAGCCTTCGCCCTCACCGGCGGCTTTTACCTTAGCGGAATTATTTTCAAAAACGAGTGGGCCAGGGAAACCGGCCTTATCCTGGGAAGCGCTTTTCTCACCAGCGCGGCGATACAAACCATCATGAAAACTGCGGTTGGAAGGGCCCGGCCGGGCACCAATATCGGAAACGGGGCTTTTAAACCATTTTCAGACCTGCCCGATTATCATTCCTTTCCATCGGGGCATATGCAGGTCGCATTAGCAACCGCCCTTGTCCTTGGCAGGCGGGTCGAACATCCTGTACTGAAGGTATTCTTCTACGCGGCGGCAGGCAGTACCTTTATCAGCCGCATGCACAGCGATGCGCACTGGATAAGCGATCTTGCCTTCGGGGGAGCCATTTCCTGGTTCTGCGCCGACGCAGTGATAAGGCGGATGGAATACAATAAATCGAATGATCCTTTCCGGAAAAAGCAGCGGATCAGCTGGCAGCTGGCCCCTTCGGTCAGCGGGTTTGCCCTAAAGGGAACGTTTTAG
- a CDS encoding DUF4249 domain-containing protein, with amino-acid sequence MFSTTIRSLNAGSRLFAALLLTLPAILLASCEKVIDLDLKGVEAKYVIEGTLTNEAGGCRVLISQTKDFDENNDFPGISGAVVSISSQGSEAPVLLTETEPGIYEASSFAGSSGTTYLLEVIIGGTTYTASSTMPEQVNMDTIYVTEENIFGENWKLANIEFPDPAGIENKYRYIQYINGEKTEGFYTRDDELVDGRTFETKLYMDPGTDEEDRIQSGDELTIEMQCIDADMYTYWFSLEQGATGDGSPATPANPVSNIRGGALGYFSAHTTQVKTMIAP; translated from the coding sequence ATGTTTTCAACAACAATACGTTCCCTTAATGCAGGCTCCCGGCTGTTTGCCGCCCTCCTTCTCACGCTGCCGGCCATCCTGCTTGCTTCCTGCGAAAAGGTTATTGACCTTGACCTGAAAGGTGTGGAAGCTAAATACGTTATCGAAGGCACCCTGACCAACGAAGCCGGCGGCTGCAGGGTTTTGATCAGTCAAACAAAGGATTTTGACGAAAACAATGACTTTCCCGGCATCAGCGGCGCCGTGGTAAGCATCAGCAGCCAGGGATCCGAGGCGCCGGTCCTGCTGACTGAAACAGAACCGGGCATTTATGAGGCTTCTTCCTTTGCCGGTTCCAGCGGAACGACTTATCTCCTGGAAGTCATCATCGGCGGAACGACCTATACAGCAAGTTCCACCATGCCGGAGCAGGTGAATATGGATACGATCTATGTCACGGAGGAAAATATTTTCGGCGAAAACTGGAAACTGGCAAATATTGAATTCCCCGATCCGGCCGGCATTGAAAATAAATACCGCTACATCCAATACATAAACGGCGAAAAAACCGAGGGATTCTACACCCGCGACGACGAGCTGGTGGACGGACGTACGTTCGAGACCAAGCTTTATATGGATCCCGGCACGGACGAAGAAGACCGGATCCAAAGCGGAGATGAACTGACAATTGAAATGCAATGCATTGACGCCGACATGTATACATACTGGTTCAGCCTGGAACAGGGCGCCACAGGCGACGGAAGCCCCGCGACCCCGGCCAACCCGGTGAGCAATATCCGGGGCGGAGCGCTAGGTTATTTCAGCGCCCATACAACCCAGGTAAAAACAATGATCGCACCTTAG